Proteins encoded within one genomic window of Novosphingobium sp. EMRT-2:
- a CDS encoding anhydro-N-acetylmuramic acid kinase produces MLVMGYMSGTSLDGVDVALVETDGERIDGYGPCLLVPFSDDERAVVVRATHDALGWDGHGSVPSSFAEAGAVIDAGYLRAGRAAIEQAGRRPDLVGFHGQTLLHRPRRQLSVQVGDPQALADALEVPVVAQMRQDDLRAGGEGAPLVPAYHAALAARLRLSGPLAFLNLGGVANVTWIGGDGELVAFDTGPANGLIDLVVQQRGAGRYDDGGRLAAAGQVDARILADLLAHEHFRGTGPRSLDRYDFSLDCLTDLALEDAVATLTAFTVESVALAGRSLPEPPKSWIVCGGGCHNPVLMRGLRDRLGDCRAAGDLGLRSDFVEAEAMAFLAARSLRGLPLTYPGTTGVKAPQTGGTLWRPQAAPAVVV; encoded by the coding sequence ATGCTGGTCATGGGATACATGAGCGGGACCTCGCTCGATGGCGTCGATGTCGCGCTGGTGGAAACCGATGGCGAACGGATTGATGGGTACGGGCCATGCCTGCTGGTTCCGTTCTCCGACGACGAGCGCGCCGTGGTGGTGCGGGCGACGCACGATGCGCTGGGGTGGGATGGGCATGGCAGCGTGCCGTCCTCGTTCGCGGAGGCGGGCGCGGTGATCGACGCGGGCTATCTGCGCGCGGGCCGTGCGGCGATCGAACAGGCCGGGCGGAGGCCCGACCTTGTGGGCTTTCATGGGCAGACGCTGCTGCACCGGCCGCGCCGCCAGCTTTCGGTGCAGGTCGGCGATCCGCAGGCGCTGGCCGATGCCCTGGAGGTGCCCGTGGTCGCGCAGATGCGGCAGGACGATCTGCGCGCAGGCGGCGAAGGCGCGCCGCTGGTGCCGGCCTACCACGCCGCGCTGGCGGCGCGGCTGCGTCTCTCGGGGCCGCTGGCGTTCCTGAACCTTGGTGGCGTGGCCAACGTAACCTGGATCGGCGGGGATGGGGAACTGGTCGCCTTCGATACCGGTCCCGCCAATGGTCTTATCGATCTGGTCGTGCAGCAGCGCGGCGCGGGCCGTTATGACGACGGGGGCAGGCTGGCCGCGGCGGGGCAGGTCGATGCGCGGATTCTGGCCGATCTGTTGGCGCACGAACACTTCCGGGGCACAGGCCCCCGTTCGCTGGACCGCTACGATTTTTCGCTGGATTGCCTGACGGATCTGGCGCTGGAAGATGCGGTAGCGACGTTGACGGCGTTCACGGTGGAATCCGTCGCTCTGGCCGGTCGCAGCCTGCCCGAGCCGCCCAAATCCTGGATTGTTTGCGGTGGCGGTTGCCACAATCCCGTGCTGATGCGGGGGTTGCGCGATCGGCTCGGCGATTGCCGGGCGGCTGGCGATCTGGGACTGCGCAGCGATTTCGTCGAGGCCGAGGCCATGGCGTTCCTGGCGGCGCGCAGCCTGCGCGGATTGCCGCTGACCTATCCCGGTACGACCGGCGTGAAAGCGCCGCAAACCGGTGGAACGTTGTGGCGTCCGCAGGCCGCACCCGCTGTTGTGGTATGA
- a CDS encoding protein phosphatase 2C domain-containing protein produces the protein MLRIEIAATDHQGAVNEDIVGHCGDAAWVIDGATGIGASLLEEPSDAAWLAQTASRFLADVLRTHPAMPTVDVLRTVMAQCGEALLRQRVREPEGHHELPSAAFAMVRAVDGMAEITTLADCRVVAADADGAVRLWGSSALDAIEGRTLAALRGVLAEDPAITPDALKERLMPGLVANRRLMNREGGYWVLGTEPAAADHVWQARIPLRAGQRFAIASDGFLRLTELFGVAGPADFLAIRSADEWRRWIDALRALERAPGSLRRFARVKPHDDASLVVCRWEETD, from the coding sequence ATGCTCAGGATCGAGATAGCGGCCACCGATCACCAGGGCGCGGTCAATGAGGATATTGTGGGGCATTGCGGAGACGCCGCCTGGGTGATCGACGGCGCGACCGGAATTGGCGCCTCGCTGCTGGAAGAACCAAGTGACGCGGCATGGCTGGCGCAAACCGCGAGTCGGTTCCTTGCCGACGTCCTGCGCACGCATCCGGCGATGCCCACGGTCGATGTGCTGCGCACGGTCATGGCGCAGTGTGGCGAAGCCCTGCTGCGCCAGCGCGTGCGCGAACCGGAAGGGCATCACGAATTACCCTCCGCGGCGTTCGCCATGGTGCGGGCGGTGGATGGCATGGCGGAGATCACCACCCTGGCCGATTGCCGCGTGGTGGCGGCCGATGCGGATGGCGCGGTGCGGCTCTGGGGCAGCTCCGCGCTCGATGCGATCGAAGGCCGCACGCTGGCCGCGCTGCGCGGGGTTCTGGCGGAAGACCCCGCGATCACGCCGGATGCGCTCAAGGAGCGGCTGATGCCGGGCCTTGTCGCCAATCGCCGGCTGATGAACCGGGAAGGCGGATACTGGGTGCTCGGCACCGAACCGGCGGCGGCCGACCATGTCTGGCAGGCACGGATTCCGCTGCGTGCCGGCCAGCGCTTCGCCATCGCGAGCGACGGTTTTCTGCGCCTGACGGAGCTGTTCGGCGTGGCCGGCCCGGCCGATTTTCTGGCCATCCGCAGCGCCGACGAGTGGCGGCGCTGGATCGATGCGCTGCGGGCGCTGGAACGCGCGCCGGGCTCCTTGCGCCGCTTCGCGCGCGTCAAACCGCACGACGACGCGAGCCTTGTCGTCTGCCGCTGGGAGGAAACGGACTGA